In Pseudomonadota bacterium, one genomic interval encodes:
- a CDS encoding phenylalanine--tRNA ligase subunit alpha — translation MNQTTDFQSSLAALADNARARAAETTTIKDLEAVEVHFLGRKGELTAVLRGLATVPADQRPAMGKLANEIKTELEAIFRTREGALKQTALEHRLRTERIDVTLPGTPLETGRIHPITQVLRRLKEVFIGLGFDVVDGPEVELERYNFEGLNIPEDHPSRDMWDSFYLGESPLGNLLLRSHTSPVQVRVMERQQPPVRVIVPGKCYRRDAVDATHSWEFHQIEGLLVDEGISFADLKGVLDTFARELFGKRRKTRFIPSYFPFTEPSAEMAIDCFVCEGTGCRMCKQSGWIEILGSGVVHPNVLERVGYDTERYTGFAFGMGVERIAMLAHGIDDIRLLYENDLRFLRQF, via the coding sequence ATGAACCAGACGACAGACTTCCAGTCAAGCCTCGCGGCACTGGCAGACAACGCACGTGCCCGCGCCGCCGAAACCACAACCATCAAAGACCTCGAAGCCGTGGAGGTGCACTTCCTCGGTCGCAAGGGCGAGCTCACCGCGGTTCTGCGCGGTCTGGCCACCGTGCCCGCCGACCAGCGCCCCGCCATGGGCAAGCTGGCCAACGAGATCAAGACCGAGCTCGAAGCGATCTTTCGCACACGCGAGGGCGCCCTCAAGCAGACTGCCCTCGAGCATCGCCTGCGCACCGAGCGCATCGACGTGACGCTCCCCGGCACGCCCCTCGAGACCGGTCGCATCCACCCCATCACCCAGGTGCTGCGCCGCCTCAAAGAGGTGTTCATCGGCCTCGGGTTCGACGTGGTCGACGGTCCGGAGGTCGAGCTCGAGCGTTACAACTTCGAGGGCCTGAACATCCCGGAAGATCACCCGTCACGTGACATGTGGGACTCGTTCTACCTCGGCGAGTCGCCCCTCGGCAACCTGCTGCTGCGCAGCCACACCTCCCCCGTTCAGGTGCGCGTGATGGAACGCCAGCAGCCGCCGGTGCGCGTCATCGTTCCTGGAAAGTGCTACCGCCGAGACGCGGTCGACGCCACCCACAGCTGGGAGTTTCACCAGATCGAGGGGCTGCTGGTCGACGAGGGCATCTCGTTCGCCGACCTGAAGGGGGTGCTCGACACCTTCGCCCGCGAGCTCTTCGGCAAGCGTCGCAAGACGCGCTTCATCCCATCGTACTTCCCCTTCACCGAGCCCAGTGCAGAGATGGCCATCGACTGCTTCGTCTGCGAGGGCACGGGCTGCCGCATGTGCAAGCAGTCCGGCTGGATCGAGATATTGGGCAGCGGCGTGGTGCACCCCAATGTGCTCGAGCGGGTGGGCTACGACACCGAGCGCTACACGGGCTTCGCGTTCGGAATGGGCGTCGAGCGCATCGCCATGCTCGCCCACGGCATCGACGACATCCGCCTGCTCTACGAGAACGATCTGCGCTTCCTGCGCCAGTTCTGA
- a CDS encoding phenylalanine--tRNA ligase subunit beta: protein MKVPFKWLNDYVDLSDITPQALADRLNAVGVLVENVENRNPGLSNVAVGYIASIEPHPNADRLRICQVDVGRAEPLQIVTAATNVQAGMCVPVALEGAHLSGGLVIKRSKLRGVESNGMMCSAEELAIPSKDLPVEQREGVLEFPPDTPRGADVLDLLGIDEHVLLLEPFANRPDSLSLVGIAREVSAALGRPLKTPAHDAAEADAENPVDVTVADAALCPRYTARVVVDVKVGPSPLWLIGRLQAAGMRSVNNVVDITNFVMLETGQPLHAFDLDRVEGARIEVRPARDGETMVSIDGVERALDPRMLVIADASRPVAIAGVMGGLDSEVSSSTKRVLLESAAFHPASVRRTSTRLALRSESSRRFEKGLDWYGVDHASQRAAHLLVTLCGGRLARGVAEAGGEAPAPVKASVRPRRVNHLLGTHIPEVRIAEILRALHYHIDHETAERIDVTVPSYRPDVRREEDLIEDIARHYGYDNIPPRLPYGATHPGRTNDMDRECENIRDILADLGLCEAITLSLLHPSSYERLRLSGAHGGDDAVKVVNPLVADQSQLRTTLLPHLITSVMHNLNARAERVALFEISNIYRKVASQPLPVESRRLALVLAGTRNGSPLGFFDLKGVVEALLARLGLRLSVEAAGAEAPAMLHPGKTGIVRDGTGASIGTIGALHPGVLETLDTQTEIVVCELDLDRIIALRAERGPVQYRPVSRFPEVSRDLALVVAADVASGRVEDEIRTAAGSTLTRVRCFDVYQGKQIADGEKSLAYALTFQHDDRTLTEQEIEHAMKAVIDRVSSALGARVRA, encoded by the coding sequence ATGAAGGTTCCGTTCAAGTGGCTCAACGACTACGTCGATCTGAGCGACATCACGCCCCAGGCGCTGGCCGATCGGCTCAACGCCGTGGGGGTTCTCGTCGAGAACGTCGAGAACCGCAATCCCGGCCTCTCGAACGTGGCGGTGGGATACATCGCATCCATCGAGCCACACCCGAACGCCGATCGCCTGCGCATCTGCCAGGTCGACGTGGGGCGCGCCGAGCCGCTGCAGATCGTCACCGCGGCCACCAACGTGCAGGCGGGCATGTGCGTGCCCGTGGCGCTCGAGGGGGCGCATCTGTCGGGCGGGCTGGTCATCAAGCGCTCGAAGCTTCGGGGCGTCGAGAGCAACGGCATGATGTGCTCGGCCGAGGAGCTGGCAATCCCCAGCAAGGACCTGCCGGTCGAGCAGCGCGAAGGGGTGCTCGAGTTCCCGCCGGACACGCCGCGCGGCGCCGATGTGCTCGACCTGCTGGGCATCGACGAGCACGTGCTGCTGCTCGAGCCCTTTGCGAACCGTCCGGACTCGCTGAGCCTCGTGGGCATCGCGCGCGAGGTGTCGGCGGCGCTGGGCCGTCCGCTCAAAACCCCCGCCCACGATGCGGCGGAGGCCGACGCCGAGAACCCCGTTGACGTGACCGTCGCCGATGCAGCGCTCTGTCCCCGCTACACGGCGCGCGTGGTGGTCGACGTGAAGGTGGGGCCATCGCCGCTGTGGCTCATCGGGCGGCTGCAGGCCGCAGGCATGCGCTCGGTGAACAACGTGGTTGATATCACCAATTTCGTGATGCTCGAGACCGGCCAGCCCTTGCACGCCTTCGACCTCGATCGCGTCGAAGGCGCGCGCATCGAGGTGCGACCCGCGCGAGACGGCGAGACAATGGTCTCCATCGACGGAGTCGAGCGCGCCCTCGACCCACGCATGCTGGTCATCGCCGATGCGTCTCGCCCTGTCGCCATCGCCGGCGTCATGGGCGGTCTCGACTCCGAGGTCTCGAGCAGCACGAAACGCGTGCTGCTCGAGTCGGCCGCGTTCCATCCGGCCTCGGTGCGCCGCACCTCGACACGCCTGGCCCTGCGCAGCGAATCGTCTCGCCGGTTCGAGAAGGGGCTCGACTGGTATGGGGTCGACCACGCCAGCCAGCGCGCCGCCCACCTGCTGGTCACCCTCTGCGGTGGACGTCTCGCACGCGGCGTGGCCGAAGCCGGAGGAGAGGCGCCGGCCCCCGTCAAGGCGAGCGTGCGCCCCCGTCGGGTGAACCACCTGCTGGGAACCCACATCCCCGAGGTGCGCATCGCCGAGATCCTGCGCGCTCTGCACTATCACATCGATCATGAGACGGCCGAGCGCATCGACGTCACCGTGCCATCATACCGACCCGACGTGCGTCGCGAGGAAGACCTCATCGAAGACATCGCGCGCCACTACGGCTACGACAACATCCCGCCCCGCCTCCCCTACGGCGCCACACACCCCGGGCGCACCAACGATATGGATCGCGAGTGCGAGAACATCCGCGACATCCTGGCCGACCTGGGTCTGTGCGAGGCCATCACCCTGTCGCTGCTCCACCCGTCGAGCTACGAGCGTCTCCGGCTGTCAGGCGCCCACGGGGGAGACGATGCCGTGAAGGTGGTCAATCCCCTGGTTGCCGACCAATCGCAGCTGCGCACCACCCTGCTGCCCCACCTGATCACGTCGGTCATGCACAACCTCAATGCGCGGGCCGAGCGCGTCGCCCTGTTCGAGATCTCGAACATCTATCGCAAGGTCGCTTCGCAGCCGCTGCCCGTGGAATCGCGTCGCCTCGCCCTGGTTCTGGCCGGGACACGAAACGGCAGCCCCCTGGGCTTCTTCGACCTCAAGGGCGTGGTGGAGGCGCTGCTCGCCCGTCTCGGCCTTCGTCTCAGTGTCGAGGCCGCAGGTGCAGAGGCGCCTGCGATGCTTCACCCGGGCAAGACCGGCATCGTGCGTGACGGCACAGGGGCGTCGATCGGCACCATCGGCGCGCTGCACCCGGGCGTGCTCGAAACCCTCGACACCCAGACCGAGATCGTGGTCTGCGAGCTCGACCTCGACCGGATCATCGCTCTTCGGGCGGAGCGCGGCCCCGTGCAGTATCGCCCCGTCTCCCGGTTTCCGGAGGTCTCGCGCGACCTCGCCCTCGTTGTGGCCGCCGACGTAGCCAGCGGACGGGTGGAAGACGAGATCCGCACGGCTGCGGGCAGCACGCTCACCCGCGTGCGCTGCTTCGACGTCTATCAGGG